Proteins found in one Macadamia integrifolia cultivar HAES 741 unplaced genomic scaffold, SCU_Mint_v3 scaffold1448, whole genome shotgun sequence genomic segment:
- the LOC122063754 gene encoding ras-related protein RABA2a-like — MARRPDEDYDYLFKVVLIGDSGVGKSNLLSRFTRNEFCLESKSTIGVEFATRTVQVEGKTIKAQIWDTAGQERYRAITSAYYRGALGALLVYDVTKPTTFENVSRWLKELRDHADSNIVIMLIGNKTDLEHLRAVATEDAQSFAEKEGLSFIETSALEATNVEKAFHNILAEIYRIVSKKHLSSGEPAPTNVKEGKTISVSGSETTNMKSCCSSS, encoded by the exons ATGGCGAGGAGACCGGACGAAGACTATGATTACCTCTTCAAGGTCGTATTAATCGGAGATTCTGGCGTTGGCAAATCCAATCTCCTCTCCAGATTCACCAGGAATGAGTTCTGCTTGGAGTCCAAATCCACAATTGGCGTCGAATTCGCCACCCGAACCGTCCAG GTTGAGGGGAAGACAATAAAAGCACAGATATGGGACACAGCAGGGCAAGAGCGATACAGAGCAATAACCAGTGCCTACTACAGGGGTGCCCTTGGAGCTCTTCTGGTATATGATGTGACCAAACCAACGACATTTGAAAATGTTAGTCGATGGTTGAAGGAGCTGCGGGACCATGCTGACTCAAATATTGTAATCATGCTTATTGGTAATAAGACTGATCTGGAGCATCTCCGAGCAGTGGCCACTGAGGATGCTCAAAGCTTTGCTGAGAAAGAAGGCCTCTCATTTATTGAGACTTCTGCGCTTGAAGCTACAAATGTTGAGAAGGCTTTCCACAACATCCTCGCAGAAATATACCGGATAGTTAGTAAGAAGCATCTCTCTTCAGGGGAGCCTGCACCCACAAACgtaaaagaagggaaaacaatTTCTGTTTCAGGATCAGAGACGACCAACATGAAGTCATGCTGCTCTTCATCTTAG
- the LOC122063749 gene encoding pentatricopeptide repeat-containing protein At2g02980, chloroplastic isoform X1, with the protein MAMATSTLQLTHLSSPNIATPHEVPFPPLFLLPRCSSLRETKQIQAAIIKSQLQHDISVLTKLINSCTANPSSSMDHAQHLFDRITQPDIVLFNTMARGYARSHYPVRAVDLFARGLNLGLHPDDYTFPSLLKACANAKAIGEGKQLHCVAIKHGFHHNVYVHPTLINMYAECDDVDAASRVFDKILEPCVVTYNAMITGYTRNSRPNEALALFRKLQASNLKPTYVTMLSVLSSCVMLGALELGKWIHEYIRKNGFNEYVKVNTALIDMYAKCGSLDDAVSVFEDMQYRDTQAWSAMVVTYAIHGRGSKAISIFEEMKRAGVQPDEITFLGILYACSHTGLVDEGCKYFRSMVDHYGIVPSIKHYGCMVDLLGRAGRLDEAFRFIEDLPINPTAILWRTLLSACSSHDDVELAKHVMERIFELDDSHGGDYVILSNMFARAGRWEDVNNLRKMMKDRGVVKIPGCSSIEVDNVVHEFFSADGTHSESRGLHRILDDLIKELKLVGYVPDTSLVVHADMREEEKEATLRYHSEKLAIAFGLINTPPGTTIRVVKNLRICGDCHSAAKLISMIFGRPIILRDLQRFHHFKDGKCSCGDYW; encoded by the coding sequence ATGGCAATGGCAACTTCTACCCTACAACTAACCCATTTGTCTTCCCCCAACATTGCAACTCCCCATGAGGTACCctttcctcctctctttctcttaccCAGATGCAGCTCCCTCAGAGAAACCAAGCAAATCCAAGCTGCAATCATAAAGTCCCAACTCCAACACGACATCTCTGTTCTCACTAAGCTCATCAATTCATGTACTGCTAACCCATCTTCCTCCATGGATCACGCCCAACACCTGTTCGACAGAATTACCCAACCTGATATCGTCCTCTTCAACACCATGGCTCGTGGGTATGCTCGCAGCCATTACCCAGTTCGTGCCGTGGATCTCTTTGCCCGTGGGCTTAATTTGGGCCTCCACCCTGATGACTACACGTTTCCATCCCTTCTCAAGGCGTGTGCCAATGCAAAAGCCATTGGAGAAGGTAAACAACTGCATTGCGTTGCTATCAAACATGGTTTTCACCATAATGTCTATGTCCACCCCACCCTTATCAACATGTATGCTGAGTGTGATGATGTGGATGCCGCAAGCCGAGTTTTTGACAAGATTTTGGAGCCCTGTGTTGTTACTTACAATGCCATGATCACAGGTTATACTAGAAACAGCAGGCCTAACGAGGCGTTGGCCTTGTTTAGGAAATTGCAAGCAAGCAATCTCAAACCCACCTATGTTACTATGCTTAGTGTACTTTCTTCTTGTGTTATGTTGGGTGCATTGGAGTTGGGGAAGTGGATACATGAGTACATTCGAAAGAATGGGTTCAATGAATATGTAAAGGTGAACACTGCACTTATTGACATGTATGCAAAGTGTGGGAGTTTGGATGATGCTGTATCTGTGTTTGAGGATATGCAGTATAGAGATACACAGGCTTGGTCAGCGATGGTTGTGACTTATGCAATTCATGGACGTGGTAGCAAAGCTATCTCTATCTTTGAAGAGATGAAACGAGCAGGTGTCCAACCGGATGAAATTACATTTCTCGGTATTTTATACGCATGCAGTCATACAGGGTTGGTGGATGAAGGGTGCAAATATTTTCGTAGCATGGTTGACCATTATGGAATTGTTCCTAGTATCAAACATTATGGCTGTATGGTTGATTTGCTTGGTCGAGCAGGGCGCTTGGATGAGGCTTTTCGGTTCATTGAGGACCTGCCAATCAATCCCACGGCCATATTGTGGCGAACTTTATTATCTGCATGTAGCAGTCATGACGATGTAGAATTGGCAAAGCATGTGATGGAGCGGATTTTTGAATTAGATGACTCACATGGAGGGGACTATGTGATATTATCAAATATGTTTGCAAGAGCTGGGAGATGGGAAGATGTCAATAATTTgaggaagatgatgaaagaTAGAGGAGTGGTAAAGATCCCAGGATGTAGCTCTATCGAGGTGGATAATGTGGTGCACGAGTTCTTCTCAGCAGATGGAACACATTCTGAGTCTAGGGGATTGCACAGGATATTAGATGATTTGATTAAAGAATTGAAGTTGGTTGGATATGTGCCTGATACTTCTCTGGTGGTTCACGCAGACATgagagaggaggagaaagaagccACTCTTAGATATCATAGTGAAAAGTTGGCAATTGCTTTTGGACTAATAAACACTCCCCCGGGGACAACTATACGTGTAGTGAAGAACCTTCGCATCTGTGGAGATTGTCATTCTGCTGCAAAGCTTATTTCAATGATCTTTGGTAGGCCGATAATCCTCAGAGACCTCCAACGCTTCCATCATTTCAAGGATGGCAAGTGTTCTTGTGGAGATTACTGGTAG
- the LOC122063749 gene encoding pentatricopeptide repeat-containing protein At2g02980, chloroplastic isoform X2 translates to MAMATSTLQLTHLSSPNIATPHEVPFPPLFLLPRCSSLRETKQIQAAIIKSQLQHDISVLTKLINSCTANPSSSMDHAQHLFDRITQPDIVLFNTMARGYARSHYPVRAVDLFARGLNLGLHPDDYTFPSLLKACANAKAIGEGYTRNSRPNEALALFRKLQASNLKPTYVTMLSVLSSCVMLGALELGKWIHEYIRKNGFNEYVKVNTALIDMYAKCGSLDDAVSVFEDMQYRDTQAWSAMVVTYAIHGRGSKAISIFEEMKRAGVQPDEITFLGILYACSHTGLVDEGCKYFRSMVDHYGIVPSIKHYGCMVDLLGRAGRLDEAFRFIEDLPINPTAILWRTLLSACSSHDDVELAKHVMERIFELDDSHGGDYVILSNMFARAGRWEDVNNLRKMMKDRGVVKIPGCSSIEVDNVVHEFFSADGTHSESRGLHRILDDLIKELKLVGYVPDTSLVVHADMREEEKEATLRYHSEKLAIAFGLINTPPGTTIRVVKNLRICGDCHSAAKLISMIFGRPIILRDLQRFHHFKDGKCSCGDYW, encoded by the exons ATGGCAATGGCAACTTCTACCCTACAACTAACCCATTTGTCTTCCCCCAACATTGCAACTCCCCATGAGGTACCctttcctcctctctttctcttaccCAGATGCAGCTCCCTCAGAGAAACCAAGCAAATCCAAGCTGCAATCATAAAGTCCCAACTCCAACACGACATCTCTGTTCTCACTAAGCTCATCAATTCATGTACTGCTAACCCATCTTCCTCCATGGATCACGCCCAACACCTGTTCGACAGAATTACCCAACCTGATATCGTCCTCTTCAACACCATGGCTCGTGGGTATGCTCGCAGCCATTACCCAGTTCGTGCCGTGGATCTCTTTGCCCGTGGGCTTAATTTGGGCCTCCACCCTGATGACTACACGTTTCCATCCCTTCTCAAGGCGTGTGCCAATGCAAAAGCCATTGGAGAAG GTTATACTAGAAACAGCAGGCCTAACGAGGCGTTGGCCTTGTTTAGGAAATTGCAAGCAAGCAATCTCAAACCCACCTATGTTACTATGCTTAGTGTACTTTCTTCTTGTGTTATGTTGGGTGCATTGGAGTTGGGGAAGTGGATACATGAGTACATTCGAAAGAATGGGTTCAATGAATATGTAAAGGTGAACACTGCACTTATTGACATGTATGCAAAGTGTGGGAGTTTGGATGATGCTGTATCTGTGTTTGAGGATATGCAGTATAGAGATACACAGGCTTGGTCAGCGATGGTTGTGACTTATGCAATTCATGGACGTGGTAGCAAAGCTATCTCTATCTTTGAAGAGATGAAACGAGCAGGTGTCCAACCGGATGAAATTACATTTCTCGGTATTTTATACGCATGCAGTCATACAGGGTTGGTGGATGAAGGGTGCAAATATTTTCGTAGCATGGTTGACCATTATGGAATTGTTCCTAGTATCAAACATTATGGCTGTATGGTTGATTTGCTTGGTCGAGCAGGGCGCTTGGATGAGGCTTTTCGGTTCATTGAGGACCTGCCAATCAATCCCACGGCCATATTGTGGCGAACTTTATTATCTGCATGTAGCAGTCATGACGATGTAGAATTGGCAAAGCATGTGATGGAGCGGATTTTTGAATTAGATGACTCACATGGAGGGGACTATGTGATATTATCAAATATGTTTGCAAGAGCTGGGAGATGGGAAGATGTCAATAATTTgaggaagatgatgaaagaTAGAGGAGTGGTAAAGATCCCAGGATGTAGCTCTATCGAGGTGGATAATGTGGTGCACGAGTTCTTCTCAGCAGATGGAACACATTCTGAGTCTAGGGGATTGCACAGGATATTAGATGATTTGATTAAAGAATTGAAGTTGGTTGGATATGTGCCTGATACTTCTCTGGTGGTTCACGCAGACATgagagaggaggagaaagaagccACTCTTAGATATCATAGTGAAAAGTTGGCAATTGCTTTTGGACTAATAAACACTCCCCCGGGGACAACTATACGTGTAGTGAAGAACCTTCGCATCTGTGGAGATTGTCATTCTGCTGCAAAGCTTATTTCAATGATCTTTGGTAGGCCGATAATCCTCAGAGACCTCCAACGCTTCCATCATTTCAAGGATGGCAAGTGTTCTTGTGGAGATTACTGGTAG
- the LOC122063753 gene encoding UPF0481 protein At3g47200-like, translating into MASSSCLAVEEEIQVEHILPEWWISITRHGEEEGTSQSPIYKLQRVPMTLREIEKNRGCYEPIVVSIGPFHHKHPKLQTVQKLKATIAQKFMSGRDTRKFYLNFVEVSHKARDCYAEGSTDAFNNDEFMRMMFLDGCFLLHFIDGAVRGRLHDMKMKDDQIAFVLRDMFLLENQLPFLVLEALMSFRLTEGQQVIRKFIGRLSWGNSSSQEYDHPPHLLHLLWNEFVGATPSPKIRLFRQKDDHFFHPFRSIQELQAAGVMCKRNTSSSSLRSVSFVPHLIHGELLLPAIPVDQSTKTVFLNLVAYEASPDASSDFAITSYICLLESLIANADDVKEMRSKNIIFNFLAGDQEVVDLFHDLAANLVPNLSEYREVKLLIENHYRRKMNIVPVMLYKFYRSFRGQWTLFVYITTLVIMVIFIVQTYFAVFPIKR; encoded by the coding sequence ATGGCAAGCAGTTCTTGTCTTGCGGTCGAAGAAGAAATACAGGTTGAGCATATTCTACCAGAATGGTGGATCTCAATTACAAGgcatggagaagaagaaggaaccAGTCAATCTCCTATATATAAGCTACAGAGGGTTCCCATGACTTTGAGAGAGattgagaaaaacagaggatgcTATGAGCCAATTGTGGTTTCCATTGGTCCTTTTCACCATAAGCATCCCAAGCTTCAGACAGTACAGAAGCTCAAGGCTACAATTGCGCAGAAGTTCATGTCAGGCCGAGACACCAGAaaattttacctcaattttgtTGAGGTAAGCCACAAAGCAAGGGACTGTTATGCTGAAGGTTCAACTGATGCATTCAACAATGATGAATTCATGCGCATGATGTTCCTGGATGGTTGCTTTCTTCTCCATTTCATTGATGGTGCAGTGAGAGGTAGGCTCCACGATATGAAGATGAAAGATGACCAGATAGCTTTTGTGTTAAGGGACATGTTCTTGCTAGAGAATCAACTCCCATTTCTTGTCCTCGAGGCATTGATGAGTTTTCGGTTAACCGAAGGGCAACAAGTGATCCGAAAATTCATTGGGAGGCTATCTTGGGGCAACTCCTCTTCACAGGAATatgatcatcctcctcatctcCTCCACCTACTCTGGAATGAGTTTGTTGGTGCTACACCTTCTCCAAAGATACGGCTATTTAGACAGAAAGATGACCATTTCTTTCACCCATTCAGATCAATCCAAGAGCTTCAAGCTGCCGGGGTAATGTGCAAGAGAAATACTAGTAGTTCAAGCTTGAGAAGTGTTAGTTTTGTACCTCACCTCATCCATGGTGAGCTTTTACTTCCTGCTATTCCGGTTGATCAATCAACCAAAACTGTGTTTTTAAACCTGGTAGCATATGAAGCAAGCCCTGATGCTTCTAGTGACTTTGCCATCACCTCCTACATCTGTCTCCTGGAGTCACTTATTGCGAATGCTGATGACGTGAAAGAGATGAGATCAAAGAACATAATCTTTAATTTCCTTGCTGGTGACCAAGAAGTGGTTGATCTCTTCCACGATTTGGCGGCCAACTTGGTACCAAATCTCAGTGAATACCGAGAAGTTAAACTCCTTATTGAAAATCATTATAGAAGGAAGATGAACATTGTGCCTGTGATGTTATATAAATTCTATAGGAGTTTCAGGGGCCAATGGACCCTTTTTGTTTACATAACAACGCTCGTGATCATGGTTATATTCATTGTTCAGACCTACTTCGCTGTCTTTCCAATAAAAAGGTAG